The Quercus lobata isolate SW786 chromosome 4, ValleyOak3.0 Primary Assembly, whole genome shotgun sequence genome segment GTGGGGTAGTGTTTCTGAGCCCACATGAGGTTATTGGGCCGGCTCTTATACCAATATATGCTTGAtatgggactcatcacacacccacacaacaatcacaatcaatcaaattaaggcattgcaaaaaaaaaaaaaaaaaaaaaaaaaaaaaaaaagtttagataAATTACCTAGTATCCTTTAAATGCCATCCAGCGAGGTTGCCCACTTGTCTCAAAGCATCTCTCCATTTCTCCACCCTTGTTTTTTCCTCCTCCTCTTCATGTTTAACAAATGCCTACGCAAAAGTTCCCATTTGTTTCCGTACATCAGATGGCTCCACATAGTGAAAAACAGGCAAAACTATCATTCCCATGTCTTCCTTGCAAGCAATGATTTTTGCAAGTTCATCTAAGCACCAAGGTGAAGATGCATAGTCTTTTGAGAGAATGACAACACTAAATCTCGACTCTTCTATCGCTTTCAACAACTCTAGTGAAATGGGTTTTCCTCTCTCAAGTTTCTCATCGTCTCTAAAAGAGTTAATTCCTTTCACTCTCAAAGCATTATATAGATGATCCATAAAATTGTTGCGGGTGTCCTCTCCTCTGAAATTGATGAAAACATCATATTTCCATTGGACAGTAGAAGATGACAAGGCGTTTTTCATGCCCATTGAAGGCAGTGCAAAATGTTCTACTACTAAATATTGAATCACGATATAGATctacataccaaaaaaaaaaaaatatcaatactgaacaaatgaaaagaaataaactaGGGAAGAAGAATTGATGCATCATTTTGATTTCCTCCGTTCATCAGATTGGTTAAACCATacctttcttttatataattaaaaaaaaaaattatgagatgaGAAAGCCCAGTTGAACTGAAGGTTCACAAAGTTAAGCAAATAAACTCAGTCCTGCCAAATGTACATCACACACTCTGCTACTCGCTGTGTCGAAGCCAGTCACACCTTCCATTAATGCTGTTGGGATCTCACCATTCGTTATTTTTTCTGaaactaaataagaaaatataagaaatttagtTAAATGGTAAAGAGCACCTTTAAAGTTTGGAGTGCTTAAATTTTACTCTTGaactttaaaaatttaaattttatcccCTGAAAAGTTGGTTGTATTTGAACTTACactgtaatatttttaaatttagattttactccctaaattttaagaatgtttgaattttacatctcaaattttaaaactttaagtgtaaaatctaaacacccttaaaatttagagaataaaatctaaattctgaaatcttagggtataaaatccaaatcgtctcaaatttcaataaagtaaaatctatattttaaaattttaaaatctataATTCAAACACCCCAAACCTTAGACATGTAATTTGTGATTTAcccaaaatattattaaaagtttttaggccgttttattttttttattttttttatagtcataatttttcattcataacCAAATTTTCTATAACAACTTTCATATAGTTCATATATCATAGAAAGTCATATTGTTATCAATTCACAATATATGTAGTTGAGAAAGTACCATacacaatataattaaattgaaaaactaatatataaatagatctgcatgcaaaatttataaaaaccaaaaaacgaataataatcaattagaaatttggaactaaaaaacgattaaaaaataaataaattagggaAGAAGAAATAACTTGATCCCCAACCAGGCCTGCGTAGTTTTGAAAATGCGTCGAATCCAAtctgaaattttgcaaatgaagagagagaggactAAGGAGAGAATTTAGAGAGGACCTAGAAATTTTGAAGTGATGAAATTTCAGTGCTCCTTTTAGGAAATATTGCAAGAAACTTCCAACtgctcttttttattattattattttttttttttgagtactTCCACTTTCTAGAAATTTCAGTGCTCCTAAGAGGAAACAAAGAACTAAacgataagttttttttttttgagaagagctAAACGATGAGTAGATCTTGAGAGGCCGAAAGGGTACCGTGAGAAAGGAAGAAAGTGAGAGAGGGAAGAAAAAGGTCTGGTCAGGTCAGTGAAGAAGGAAAGGAGATGAGAACGAAGAGTTGAAAGTAATATAAGACACCAACAACTGTGAAGGTCACGTGGAATGtgaaagtacaaaaaaataaattaaagaaatggaATAAGAGCCTTCTAGGAAAGTTCTTAGTTTAGTTCATCTAATACTCAGTAAgctcaactaataaagtttctgatggttgaataagaaatctgggaTTCAATCCCcgtctataccaaaaactgattagtgtcttggtctgatgataaagagcgaTCATTAgaagcggacgccataggttgaaactctctaaaaaaaatacccatctactacaactagtacaatcttttttgttattttttcctgaaaaaaaaatggtgaataGACCATAGTAGTATCTTACCCCCAAATTAGTCATGTGTATTTAGTATTTACTGTTTATAACTTCAGTCTACAACTATAAAGATTAGactattttgtaattttattctagtttaataatgtattataaatttggtttaaaaaactaatattactattttcatgtgtgttttaataagtattattatttactCAGGAAAAAAAGTTTGGGACCTTACTTGGGTGTAAGGAGATCATGGTAAGCCATAACTTCAcaataaaaaaacttatgaatttTAAGTTGCTGAGGGAGGTAGTCCAAGTGAGTAATACAATcttctttatttgattgttttttaaataaacaatctCGTTTCAGCTGcactaataaattatataaagtttgaattttttttaatcactaatCTCATAATTATATCACTGTATAAGGAGTTTATTTTTATACtcctaaaataattaatttaaatattttatgtatatatatttagcgCATAATTCCAGAATAGTGCACCAACACTAGAATTCAAAACATTACTTTATATTGCCTTTTTACCTTTTTTGTTGCTTCGAAgttaatattttgtttatatatttattaaaaaaattaattattaaaataaagtaaaaaaattcatacaatTGTCTTTAAGAActgagatttttaaaatttaaaaaaaaaatcatttttaattttaacattagAACAAATGaataatcttaaaaataaaaataaaatatccaaGGCCAGCCAGATGTACGAGTATCTCTCCACCCACAGCCAcataagcctttttttttttttttttgggagaatcagAGCCACATAAGTCTTATTTGATAAGACtccacccaccaaaaaaaaaaaaaaaaaaaaacgcaggaGAGATAATATTCCACCCATAAGTCTTATTAGGTGTGCGT includes the following:
- the LOC115986255 gene encoding putative disease resistance protein At4g11170; translated protein: MKTENVGDGRRVFDEIVSEKITNGEIPTALMEGVTGFDTASSRIYIVIQYLVVEHFALPSMGMKNALSSSTVQWKYDVFINFRGEDTRNNFMDHLYNALRVKGINSFRDDEKLERGKPISLELLKAIEESRFSVVILSKDYASSPWCLDELAKIIACKEDMGMIVLPVFHYVEPSDVRKQMGTFA